In Setaria viridis chromosome 5, Setaria_viridis_v4.0, whole genome shotgun sequence, the genomic stretch TAACAAGGACAAGGTCATGAAGGTTGggctcatggagcagataaagAGGGAGATTTCAATAATGAGGTTAGTGAAGCATCCAAATGTTCTTCAGCTTTTTGAGGTTATGGCTAGCAAGAGCAAGATTTATTTTGTCTTGGAGTATGCTAAAGGTGGTGAGCTTTTCAACAAAATAGCTAAAGGGGGAAAGCTCAGTGAGGATGCTGCGAGGAAATATTTCCACCAATTAATCAGTGCTGTCGATTATTGTCACAGTCGAGGTGTTTATCACCGTGACTTGAAGCCTGAAAACCTTCTACTGGATGAGAATGAAAACCTTAAAGTCTCAGATTTTGGTCTAAGTGCTCTAACTGAGTCCAAAAGGCAAGATGGTCTCCTCCATACCACATGTGGAACTCCAGCTTATGTTGCTCCTGAAGTGCTCAGCAGAAAAGGCTATGATGGTGCAAAGGCAGATATATGGTCATGTGGAGTAATTCTATTTGTGCTTGTGGCGGGTTACCTTCCTTTCCATGACACAAATTTGATAGAGATGTACAGAAAGATTTCCAGAGCAGACTTTAGATGCCCTCGGGGTTTTTCTACTGAGCTGAAGGATCTGCTACATAGAATTCTTGATCCAGATCCAAGCACTAGAATTTCTATCTCAAGGATAAAGAGGAGTGCTTGGTACAGAAAACCATTTGAAGTCAACGCAAAGAAAAATGAGACTGAAACAACCGAAAATGCCTGTACAGGTGAAGCTACAACCTCTGGCTCGACAGAATGCAGCACATCTGAGGGAAATCAAGGTTCATTAAGTCTCCCAAACTTGAATGCATTTGACATCATCTCTCTCTCAACAGGTTTTAATCTCTCTGGATTTTTTGAGGATAAGTATCGCAGGGAAGAAAGATTTACAACCAGGCAGCCTGTAATGACAGTATTAGCAAAGCTGAAGGAGCTTTCCAAACGCTTAAAGCTAAAggttaagaaaaaagaaaatgggaTCTTGAAATTGGCTTCTCCAAAGGAAGGAAAGAAGGGGGTGCTTGAGCTTAATGCGGAAATTTTTGAGGTTGCCCCTTCGTTGCTCTTAGTTGAGTTGAGAAAGACTAACGGTGACACTATGGAGTATCAAAAGCTAGTGAAAGAGGAGATAAGGCCAGCACTCAAGGATATTGTTTGGGTTTGGCAAAGTGATCAACACCAGCACTCACAGCCAACTCTGCAAgaacagcagctgcagccaccATTCTCACCACAGCAGCCACATGATCAGTTGCAAGCATCATTGACACAGCAGGAGCAGAAGGACTTGCTCGAAGCACCATTGCATCCTCAAGAGCCACTGGATGAGTTGCAATCACCACCACAAGAACCGTTGGAACAGTTGCCATTGCCAGTCACTCTGGAGTAGCCAGAGAACTAGTTCTAATAGCCAATAGCCAACTGGTAATTCATATGTCCTAAACCATAGAGTAGCTGTACTGCTTTTTctacacccccccccccctttctGGATGTTTCTAATTCTTCTGCAATTGTAAAGCTGTATGCCTGTATGTACCACAGAAGTGCCATGTTTTTCAATTTGGTATCTACTAGAGAATTGATCTGAATGTCAAACCAAAATTTTGGAAAGAATAATAGCCATTGACCATCATTTTGAGTTTTATGAGTTCTGATGATTGAGAAGTCTTTCTTATTGATTTCCGTTACTGTCACACTGCTCGGAGTAGATCTAGTTCTTTGGGCTATGGGCCTGCTATTAGTGCTATCTGTATTTTTACTGATCTAGGAACCTAGGTGATTGCCATGTGGTAGACAAGGTAGAACACCATGTTAAATATGCTGACTCCTCATTGTTCTTCACATTTGGATCCCCCCTGTGCAAATATGTAGTTGTGATTACATAAATGATTGAGATTTCTTTGTTTGGAGATGAAATGATTTGAGATTGCACCTGCTTTGTAGCCATTCATGTATCCAAAACTCTCACGGATGGGTTATAGATTAATACTACAGCAGATGAACTTGTCCTGCTTCCATTGGTGAAGTACAAGCGTTGGCCAAATTGGCAAATTAATAGTGCCATCATCTAACTTCCCTGTGAAGGTCAATGAAAAGTACATTGATAATTGGTTTTAATACTTCGGTGATCTGGTCGAAGAAGACGACAATGATTGCAGCTTTCCTGATAGCTTCCTCAATGGAAGAGCAAGTCTTCGTCTACCCATGTGCACCCGCCAAACAAGAAAAGTCAGAATCCATCCATGTTTCATTAGCTCCAGTCGCTCTGACCTCGCTGTGCAGACATAGACGGTGAGCTGCACTGGCCAGTACCTGAGAAATGAATGAACAACTGCAGGTAACTTACCTTAATCTGTGATTGATGTCCGGAATTCTATTTGTTATACTTCCAGATCTGTTTATCTCTTGATTTTCATCACCATCGTGCACATATGCTTTAGTAAGATTTGCTGTGTAATTTGGGGTCTAGGTTGTTTCTCGTTGTTTGGATTCAGAGTTTGATGAGCCGCATGATTCTGTATTTGAGCAGATGATCTATCTGTCTTCTATGGTGGTGCTTACCTCTGTCTGTTATTCAATTCTGTTTGCAGCAAGGATTAAACATTGAAGGTGGGACGCCACTCCATGGAACTAGATCAGTAGAGGAACTGGCAAAATCTGAGTCTGAACGGATAAAAACGTTCTACCAGACAATCCTCTCGGTGCTTGTGGTGTTCATCGTGGCGGCGCTGTCAGGCTACAAGGACATCAAGGAGCTCTACTCGACCACAAACCACAAGAAAGTACACCTCAGTAACCTTCTTGTGGCCGAGGGCTTCTTATTAATCATGACCTTCTTGTGTGCGGTTGCCCTAATGATGTTCGAGTTCTTCGTTTACCAATATGGCCGGCGAGTCCGTTCCTGGTACAGGGTTGTCACCGTCCTCGTCGCGGTCACCGGCACGATGCTAATTGCGGCCAACACGGTCCTCGTCATCCTCTCCAACAGAAACAACACGGCACTCTCAGTTATTCTCGCACCGGTGCTGGTGCTTGTCGGTGTGGCCGTGCGCGCCGGAGCATGGATGGAGGAAGAGCGCAGCGCAACGCTTGCCAGCAGGTACGACATGGCAATGAAGGGCACATTTGACATGGCCACCATCGGAACTATGGCTTCCTTCGCTCTGCAGGGAACCGTCGCCTTTGGCTACCTGAAAACCCCTGACAACAATCAGGGCAAAGGTGACCCGCCGTTGGACCTCGCCGTGTGCTATGCCACCTCCACGTTCTCCCTCATCATGATGATGATCTGCGCCATGCCGCTGGTGCTTCTCCCAGCCAACATGCTGGAGGATGTCATCAGAGTCGTGGAGAGGCTAAGGCATGTTGTGCTTGCCGCGCTTGCCATGATGGCGCTGGTAGTCTCCGTGGAGTTCTTGGAGGGATTCATCGTGCTCTCCGTCTGCCCGGAGGCTGTCGCCCTGGTCCTGTATTACGCGGTGGAGTTCTTCTCGCGTGAGGGCCGAGGCGAGAGCTTGCCATGGCTGGACTTCGTCTTCCGGATTGTTGCCACCGTGGGTTTCTCGCTCATGACCGGCCTGTACGCGGCTTTCCTTGGCACCGACCACTACAGCGTGTACCTCAAGGTCGCCATGTTCATCCTCCTACTGGCAGTTCTGTCAAGCTTGAGCCGCTTGGCCATCCCGCTTGACGTCCCTGAGGTGGGAGTAGCAGGAGCTGTTGAGATGGGCATAGCGGGGATCGTGGTCGTctttccggcggcggcgcttctggCTGCCATTCCATTGGTGCTCAAGGTCTTCCTCGACCTCTACCTCAATCGCTAATATTTTTACAGTGTTTGGGGAGCTAGCAATTCTTACTGTCGCAGACGGACGTGCGGCACACTAGCGAGCGTTTTTTTTATGTCACTTCGTTTGGTATGCAGTGCAGCTTTGTAGCATCAgtattactgtagcaacatcaTATCATAGAGTTCCATTTTTCAAGGCCTAGTGCTCTTGTTATGATTTTGTAAGACAGGTTTTATAGAGCTTTATTTGGCATAAAATTCCTGTCAGTTCCATGCTTCTTATATAGTTCTTGCCGAATGCGCCAATGCAGACAAACAGGACAGTTAACAAGAACCACAGCACCATCAGAGAAATCTTTCggcttttccaaaaaaaaaacaaaacagagaAATCTTTCTATCCCCTGCGGGGTGCAGACTGTGGCATGGATTTGGCGAGGCATTCTGCTCCAGAATTGGGCATGCGAAGACTTTTGACGGTACATTCTTTCCTTTGTTTACTTTACCAGTTCGCTGTACGGCAGCAACAGCCCCCTTAACCCTTTCGGCTGAAGAAGAGGTGCTCGACACGACAACTACTTGACCACGGAGACCATTTTTGCTGCGAAATTGCTCGGTGCGCCGACGCTAATAGGCTCCTGGAAGCTCGTATTTGGCAAACGAAGGACGGAAGGAGCATGGAAATGCCATCACCGCACAAATTTCCCTACAGAGTACAGACCGAAAGGCGCATCGACAAGCACACGTATTTTGTTTTCAAAGTCAAGACGCCTCCCTTTTGTCTCTGTCGCTTTGCCACTCCAATCACTGTTCGATCAGGCGAGGAACCGAGGAATTTCTGGCCTCGGCGTCGGCAATGCAGAGTGAGCGCCAATTATTATTGCTCTAATGCTGCGATCATGATGGTTGGCAATGGGTAAAAACGACACCACGGCTAAAAAATTAACCGTTTAAACAGGAGTAACTGAATAACAGGTTTACAGTAGTGTTAGCAGGTTGTAACTACGCATTTACTAATAGTGGCAGTGCAGTTTAGCTTTTTTACCGAGCAATCTACTTGCTGAGTTGTGCTCCTGGCCATACCATCCCCAGAAAATGAAAGCACAAATTTTAAGGAATATTAGCGAGGTCtcagtcccagttggaaacatTCACTAATAGGCCACTGTTAACATTTTTCCGTGCATTTATGGTTAAAGTTTTCTAGAAGTTTATTGCATCAATCTAGCATGAGATACAGAGATAAGAATAGACTGAGGAAAAGGTGAACAGCGACAGCTAAATTATTTATTTACTTCCAGTGGCCAGGAATTTCCAAGCAAGAGGTACATTGACTAGACTATGAACAGAGTGTCTTTCCTGCCagctgcctcccctcccctctttCCTACTGGCCAAGACCACCTCTGTCTGCTTCTGAGGGCACCCGGGGATGAACACCATGCCGGCAAACTCGTTTCCTTCACAGGTAAACAGGCAAATCCTCGCTTGGTTCGATTTTTTTGCACCTTTTCCATGCCTATCTTCCTTTCACGCGCGTTCTCCCAGGTTTCTGTTCCCCTTTTTCCGGCCTCTTTCATGATAGATCTAGTGGACTCTATATTAAGCATGATTGCTGTCGCAGCCATTAGATCTGCTGCAAAACCCATGCTATTTCATAACGAGTATTTTTCGTGTTTTAAACTTAATTGTTTCTCGAGTCCTGACGCAAACTGAACTCGCTGTCCTGTCTAGTCCTATATTTAGCAATTCTCATGTCAGCTTATCTGCTAGCATCTTTACACATGAATCCAGAAGAAATATGTATGAATAATCATATCTACCGATCTTTTGAGGTAGTTATGTTTTTATTGATACGAATTTTACACCAGTGAATTATTTGATGCAATATTTGTCTTAGACATACCTGTAGTGAGCAATTAAGGTTTCCAGTTCTTATTTGAGCTAGTCTATTGACAGTATGTATTGTAGAATGACCTGATTTCCAGTTGACTAGATCTCTGACATGTGTTTTGGTGTGTTGAAAGCATGATCTTCTCTGAAGTTTATTTTTCAACCTACAACGATACCTAAAATGAATTTCCATGTTTCACAGTAGTTGATTCTTGATGGAAACTAAGCTTACTGCTATGCTGCCTATGCTTAGTCCTATGTAGTTAGCATATGCAAGGCGTGGTTGTTACTTGTATATTTACGCCACAGTTAGAATTGTTTAAGGGTAGTATGGAACATTTTGATCAGCATCTCATTAGTTAGAAATGCCAATGCTTACCGTGAGCACACAATTTTTCAAGAAGGAAGTGAATTGGCCCGATAAGAGAATTGTTGTTGCCAAATATGAATACATTTCATGTTAGGTATTCTTGCCCTGACCTGCATAGTTCAGATTCCTATACTTGTGGTATTAAGTACGAACTGATTCCTACTTATTTACCTCTCTGGCATGTGTATTCTGCTGTATTGAAAGCATGGTGCAAAATTTAGCAGTTAACTTTCCTGCTAAGTATTGGGGCTACTGATAGACGTTGATTTTGAAGTCAGCTTTGGCATCTAGGAGATAATATTTTAATCTCCCAATAAAATTTTTGTGTGGGCTGCTGACCTGATTTAATTTCTAGAACTTTTTGAAGCCGTATGCAACAACCTTGATCAGCCTTGTGCCTTACTGTATTCCACTACTTATTGCCagtacccagtttttcagaagGGAAGTGAAATTATCCGTTTGCAACCTTTGATGTTTGTGTTAGGTATTCCTGACCTGGACAATTCATATTCTATTTCTCAGTTAAGATCATTTATCAGCAGTGTTCCTTGTGCTACAAACTGATTCCAAGTTACAGTGAGCATACAATTTTTCAAGAAGGAAGTGAATTGGCCCGATAAGAGAATTGTTGTTGCCAAATACGAACACTTTTCATGTTAGGTATTCTTGCCCTGACCTGCATAGTTCAGACCCCTATACGAACTGATTCCTACTTATTTACCTGTCTGACATGTGTATTCCGCTGTGTTGAAAGCATGGTGCAAAATTTAGCAGTTAACTTTCCTGACCTGACAATTCATATTCCATTTCTtagtcagcactcagcagtgTTCCTTGTGTTATGAATTGATTCCAAGTTGTCTACCTCTCCCTAATTTAGCACTCAACTTTCTTGCAAAGTATTGGGGCTTCATTGATTCTGAAATCAGCTTTATCTTCTGAGAGATAATTTGTTAACCGCCAAcaactttttcttttgaaggTAAAGAAGAGTACAAGGGATGACCCAGAGATGGATGCCTCTCCCAAGAATGACCCAGAGGAGCAGCCAACTCAGGCAACAAACAAGATACTGAAGCGCACCTCATCATTCGCTCAAGGCACCATAGCCACTGCAACCGGCTTCCTCACCGCAGGATTCTCGGTGCGCAAGGATGTTCTCCTGCACCGGCACGTCCTGGTTGCCGGCGGTTGCTTCCTGGTCATCGCCTACCTCTCTGCGCTCCTGCTGgtctacttgaagctgttcttgtcAGGGTACAGGCAGCTGCACAGGGGGCACGTCCGGTTCATCCAGTTCCTCTGCGTGATCAGCGGCGCGGCGCTGGTCGCGACGAACTCCCTGCTACTGCTCCTCATAAGCGAAGGCAACGCCCTGCTGTCTCTCAACCTGCTGCCCGTGCAgggcctcgtcggcgtcctcgcGTACCACGCGACGCCGACGGAGGACAGCATGCGCGACGAGGCATTCGAGGCCGGGATCAAGACCGGCCGCAAGGTCGCCCTCTTCGCCACGGCGACGGCCTTCGCCGTGCAGACCACGCTCCTGTTCGGCTACCTCAACAACTCCCGCTTCCGGGCGATGAGCTTCCGGTTCGACCTCTCCGTGTCCTTTCTGGCGTCGGCGCTCAGCGTGCTCCTCGTCGTGGCCACCTGCATGCCGCTCGGGTACAGGAGCGAGGCCGCGAGGGACAAGGTTCTGTCCCTGGTGAGGTACCTCAAGGACGCCGTCATCGCCTTGCTTGCGGTCACCGCGGTGACTATCGCCAAGGAGTTCCTCGGCGGCGACACCGTGCTCGCGCTCTTCCCGGAGATCGCCGTGGCCGCCATGTACTACGCCGTGAGCCTGCTCACCGACGAGACCGCAGGGCAGGGccagcgcgacgccgccgcggagcaCAAGTTGGAGATACAGCCGACCGCCGTGGTGGCGACGTTCGGCTTCGGCATGCTGGGCGCGGCGTACGCGGCGCTGCTCGGGACGCCGGAGTACGACGTGTACACCAAGGCGCTGGTG encodes the following:
- the LOC117856032 gene encoding uncharacterized protein, producing MNEQLQQGLNIEGGTPLHGTRSVEELAKSESERIKTFYQTILSVLVVFIVAALSGYKDIKELYSTTNHKKVHLSNLLVAEGFLLIMTFLCAVALMMFEFFVYQYGRRVRSWYRVVTVLVAVTGTMLIAANTVLVILSNRNNTALSVILAPVLVLVGVAVRAGAWMEEERSATLASRYDMAMKGTFDMATIGTMASFALQGTVAFGYLKTPDNNQGKGDPPLDLAVCYATSTFSLIMMMICAMPLVLLPANMLEDVIRVVERLRHVVLAALAMMALVVSVEFLEGFIVLSVCPEAVALVLYYAVEFFSREGRGESLPWLDFVFRIVATVGFSLMTGLYAAFLGTDHYSVYLKVAMFILLLAVLSSLSRLAIPLDVPEVGVAGAVEMGIAGIVVVFPAAALLAAIPLVLKVFLDLYLNR
- the LOC117856035 gene encoding uncharacterized protein isoform X3, with the protein product MDASPKNDPEEQPTQATNKILKRTSSFAQGTIATATGFLTAGFSVRKDVLLHRHVLVAGGCFLVIAYLSALLLVYLKLFLSGYRQLHRGHVRFIQFLCVISGAALVATNSLLLLLISEGNALLSLNLLPVQGLVGVLAYHATPTEDSMRDEAFEAGIKTGRKVALFATATAFAVQTTLLFGYLNNSRFRAMSFRFDLSVSFLASALSVLLVVATCMPLGYRSEAARDKVLSLVRYLKDAVIALLAVTAVTIAKEFLGGDTVLALFPEIAVAAMYYAVSLLTDETAGQGQRDAAAEHKLEIQPTAVVATFGFGMLGAAYAALLGTPEYDVYTKALVFTLLAAVVSSLGRVAGPLCRPRRDKDAAACVVFLGNVLPIVEMLVAVPLAAKVVINVLAAS
- the LOC117856035 gene encoding uncharacterized protein isoform X1, which encodes MNTMPANSFPSQVKKSTRDDPEMDASPKNDPEEQPTQATNKILKRTSSFAQGTIATATGFLTAGFSVRKDVLLHRHVLVAGGCFLVIAYLSALLLVYLKLFLSGYRQLHRGHVRFIQFLCVISGAALVATNSLLLLLISEGNALLSLNLLPVQGLVGVLAYHATPTEDSMRDEAFEAGIKTGRKVALFATATAFAVQTTLLFGYLNNSRFRAMSFRFDLSVSFLASALSVLLVVATCMPLGYRSEAARDKVLSLVRYLKDAVIALLAVTAVTIAKEFLGGDTVLALFPEIAVAAMYYAVSLLTDETAGQGQRDAAAEHKLEIQPTAVVATFGFGMLGAAYAALLGTPEYDVYTKALVFTLLAAVVSSLGRVAGPLCRPRRDKDAAACVVFLGNVLPIVEMLVAVPLAAKVVINVLAAS
- the LOC117856033 gene encoding CBL-interacting protein kinase 11, whose protein sequence is MDGRRTILMGRYEIGKQLGQGTFAKVFYARNLTTGLAVAIKMINKDKVMKVGLMEQIKREISIMRLVKHPNVLQLFEVMASKSKIYFVLEYAKGGELFNKIAKGGKLSEDAARKYFHQLISAVDYCHSRGVYHRDLKPENLLLDENENLKVSDFGLSALTESKRQDGLLHTTCGTPAYVAPEVLSRKGYDGAKADIWSCGVILFVLVAGYLPFHDTNLIEMYRKISRADFRCPRGFSTELKDLLHRILDPDPSTRISISRIKRSAWYRKPFEVNAKKNETETTENACTGEATTSGSTECSTSEGNQGSLSLPNLNAFDIISLSTGFNLSGFFEDKYRREERFTTRQPVMTVLAKLKELSKRLKLKVKKKENGILKLASPKEGKKGVLELNAEIFEVAPSLLLVELRKTNGDTMEYQKLVKEEIRPALKDIVWVWQSDQHQHSQPTLQEQQLQPPFSPQQPHDQLQASLTQQEQKDLLEAPLHPQEPLDELQSPPQEPLEQLPLPVTLE
- the LOC117856035 gene encoding uncharacterized protein isoform X2 is translated as MPIFLSRAFSQVKKSTRDDPEMDASPKNDPEEQPTQATNKILKRTSSFAQGTIATATGFLTAGFSVRKDVLLHRHVLVAGGCFLVIAYLSALLLVYLKLFLSGYRQLHRGHVRFIQFLCVISGAALVATNSLLLLLISEGNALLSLNLLPVQGLVGVLAYHATPTEDSMRDEAFEAGIKTGRKVALFATATAFAVQTTLLFGYLNNSRFRAMSFRFDLSVSFLASALSVLLVVATCMPLGYRSEAARDKVLSLVRYLKDAVIALLAVTAVTIAKEFLGGDTVLALFPEIAVAAMYYAVSLLTDETAGQGQRDAAAEHKLEIQPTAVVATFGFGMLGAAYAALLGTPEYDVYTKALVFTLLAAVVSSLGRVAGPLCRPRRDKDAAACVVFLGNVLPIVEMLVAVPLAAKVVINVLAAS